The genomic stretch tatgcacccaatataggagcactgcaatatgtaagacaaatgctaacaagtatgaaaggggaaatcaacaataacacaataatagtgggagactttaataccccactcacacctatggacagatcaactaaacagaaaattaacaaagaaacgcaaactttaaatgatacattagatcagttagacctaattgatatctataggacatttcaccccaaaacaatgaatttcacctttttttcaagtgctcatgtaaccttctccaggatagatcacatcctgggccataaatctaaacttgataaattcaaaaaaatcgaaatcattccaagcatcttttctgaccataatgcattaagattagatctcaattacaggagaaaaactactaaaaattccaacatatggaggttgaacaaaacacttctgaataaccaacaaatcacagaagaaatcaaaaaagaaatcaaaatatgcatagaaactaatgaaaatgaaaacacaacaacccaaaacctgtgggacactataaaagcagtgctaagaggaaagttcatagcaatacaggcatacctcaagaaataagaaaaaagtcaaataaataacctaactctacaactaaagcaactagaaaaggaagaattggagaaccccagagttagtagaaggaaagaaatcttaaaaattagggcagaaataaatgcaaaagaaacaaaagagaccatagcaaaaatcaacaaagccaaaagctggttctttgaaaggataaataaaattgacagaccactagccagactcatcgagaagcaaagagagaaaaatcaaatcaataaaattagaaatgaaaatggagagatcacaacagacaacacagaaatacaaaggatcataagagactactatcagcagttgtatgccaataaaatggacaacatggaagaaatggacaaattcttagaaaagtacaattttccaaaactgaaccaggaagaaatagaaaatcttaacagacccatcacaagcacggaaattgaaactgtaatcagaaatcttccagcaaacaaaagcccaggtccagacggcttcacagctgaattctaccaaaaatttcgagaagagctaacacctaccctactcaaactcttccagaaaattgcagaggaaggtaaacttccaaactcattctatgaggccaccatcaccctaataccaacacctgacaaagatgtcacaaaaaaaggaaactacaggccaatatcactgatgaacatagatgcaaaaatcctcaacaaaattctagcaatcagaatccaacaacacattaaaaagatcatacaccatgaccaagtgggctttatcccagggatgcaaggattcttcaatatccacaagtcaatcaatgtaattcaccacattaacaaattgaaaaataaaaaccatatgattatctcaatagatgcagagaaggcctttgacaaaattcaacatccatttatgataaaaactctccagaaagcaggaatagaaggaacatacctcaacataataaaagctatatatgacaaacccacagcaaacattatcctcaatggtgaaaaactgaaagcatttcccctaaagtcaggaacaagacaagggtgtccactttcaccgctactattcaacaaagttctggaagttttgtccacagcaatcagagcagaaaaagaaataaaaggtatccaaattggaaaagaagaagtaaaactctcactgtttgcagacgacatgatcctctacatggaaaaccctaaagactccaccagaaaattactagagctcatcagtgaatatagtaaagttgcaggatataaaatcaacacacagaaataccttgcattcctatacactagtaatgagaaaggagaaaaagaaattaaggaaacaattccattcaccattgcaacgaaaagaataaaatacttaggaatatatctacccaaagaaactaaagacctatatatagaaaactataaaacattgatgaaagaaatcaaagaggacactaatagatggagaaaaataccatgttcacgaattggaagaatcaatatagtgaaaatgagtatactacccaaagcagtctacaaattcaatgcaatccctatcaagctaccagccatatttttcacagaactagaacaaataatttcaagatttgtatggaaatacaaaaaaccttgaattgccaaagcaatcttgagaaagaagaatggaactggaggaatcaacttgcctgacttcaggctctactacaaagccacagtcatcaaaacagtatggtactggcacaaagacagacatatagatcaatggaacaaaatagaaagcccagagataaatccacacacatatggacaccttatctttgacaaaggaggcaagaatattcaatggagtaaagacaatctctttaacaagtggtgctgggaaaactggtcaaccacttgtaaaagaatgaaactagatcactttctaacaccgcacacaaaaataaactcaaaatggattaaagatctaaatgtaagaccagaaactataaaactcctagaggagaacataggcaaaacactctcagacataaatcacagcaggatcctctatgatccacctcccagaaatctggaaataaaagcaaaaataaacaaatgggatctaattaaaattaaaagcttctgcacaacaaaggaaactataagcaagttgaaaagacagccttttgaatgggagataataatagcaaatgaagcaactgacaaacaactaatctcaaaaatatacaagcaacttatgcagctcaattccagaaaaataaatgacccaatcaaaaaatgggccaaagaactaaatagacatttctccaaagaagacgtacagatggctaacaaacacatgaaaagacgctcaacatcactcattatcagagaaatgcaaatcaaaaccacaatgaggtaccacttcacaccagtcagaatggctgcgatccaaaaatctgcaagcaataaatgctggagagggtgtggagaaaagggaaccctcctacactgttggtcggaatgcaaactagtacagccactatggagaacagtgtggagattccttaaaaaattgcaaatagaactaccttatgacccagcaatcccactgctgggcatacacactgaggaaaccagaattgaaagagacacatgtaccccagtgttcgtcgcagcactgtttataatagccaggaaatggaagcaacctagatgtccatcctcagatgaagggataagaaggctgtggtacatatacacaatggagtattactcagccattaaaaagaattcatttgaatcagttctgatgagatggatgaaaccggagccgattatacagagtgaagtaagccagaaagaaaaacaccaatacagtatactaacacatatatatggaacttagaaagatggcaatgacgaccctgtttgcaagacaggaaaaaagacacagctgtgtataacggacttttggactcagagggagagggagagggtgggatgattttggagaatggcattctatcatgtatactatcatgtaagaattgaatcgccagtccatgtctgacgcaagatacagcttacttggggttggtgcatggggatgacccactgagatgttatgtggagggaggggaggggggttcatgtttgggaacacacgtaagaattaaagattttaaaattaaaaaaaaaaattaaaaaaattaataaaaaataaaaaaataaaagtctatacTCTAAAACTGCAAAGGTCATGAAACACAGAAACATGCATAGCAACTGTTGAGACTGAAGGAAATCTCCAAATCTGACAATAAAATGGAGTATGTTATCCAAGATTGGATCTAGGACAAGAAGGTAAGAACTAAAAATCCTGTGATGAAAAATTTTGGATGTATGTTAATGTACCATATGAATTGAATAATAGCACTGTGTCAATATTGAATTTGAATAGTGTAATTATACAAGAAAGTgctcttatttttaagaaatagacaCAGGCATATTGAAGGATGATTATGTCTACAACTTGATCTCAGAcggttcagaaaaaaaataatgataataaatgtgtatgtatgtgcatgtatgtattaatgtgtgtttttgttcagttgctaagtcatgtccagctctttgcaacccgtggactgcagtattccaggcttccctgtcctttgacTACCTCTTGGAgttggctcagactcatgtccattgagtcagtgatgccatccaaccatttcaactctgtcctccccttctccttctgccctcaatctttcccagcatcaggggcttttccaatgagtcagctcttcacatcaggtatccaaagtactggagcttcagcttcagcatcagtccttgcaatgaatattcagggctgattccttaagtatttgatctccttgctgtccaagggactctcaagagtcttctccaacaccacagttcaaaaccatcaattctttggtgctcagtcttctttgtggttcaactctaacatctgtacatgactgctggaaaaagcatagctttgactatctggacgtttgttggcaaagcgatgtctctcctttttaatatgctgtctaggtttatcatagctttccttcctaggagtaagtttcttttaatttcatggctgctttcaccatctgcagtgattttggaccccaagaaaagaaaatgtcactgtttccactttttccccttctatttgccatgatccaTACAtacctgtgtgtatgtatgcattaatGATTGTTCCCTCTGGAAACTGAGATTCTAATTGCCACCCCAACCcaacaaattcttaaaatttttcaagattcttcaatttttgtataatttataGAAATGTTACACTAAATATAGCTTTGATtctgaaaaatcaaaattattaaaCAAGGTGCTAGGAAACTCCTAgtcttttctccaaagaataagaaaacatATATCAATTGACCTAGAGTTTagaaattaacaatgttgtattctACTGGAGACCCATAGTGATTTTTTCATAATCTTGTGTGTCTTCTGATTCAGAGAAAGGATGCATTGactgttaaaataaaaacactatagGAAAAAGATGATCAATACAATATAGAAAAATAGGAGACGTAAGTCAAAACAACATTGTTTACATAAGAAacaattttcttttgcttttgcttttgttttattttattggtatatCTCACATTCATTAAAAGTTTAGTTTACAGATTTACTTTGATTACACTGTGTATAGGATAGAAGGAACTCTAAAGTATAACTATTTTAAATTAGCtaaattattcaaaaatatatcATACTCTTTGGAATTATTTATAGACAtctggaaatcagttctgaaaatGCTGAAAATTTACACTAAACTAAGGTAAATTCCAAGTTAAGTCATTTTGCAGTGAATGAAAGATAATTTCAGCCAAGAAATAATACATCTAGTTATACACTCATGTTTATTCTTTTCAGTTCTATTTGTCAAGGTTTTAAAATTCCATGTATGGTTATTAATATGCATTTACCATATGTATTTAaaggtacatatacatataccccttCATTATATACCAAATATACtaataaatgggaaaaagtagacacaaagttaaataatttgGAATGTCTGATTATTTTTACTGAGGCTCTAACAACTTGAACAATTTGTGTGTACCTACATCATTCTCATAGGTTATAGCTTTGTGTAATATTTACagtaaagtaaaaaggaaagaacatattaaagagataattacagaaaaaaaatatttctgaactcTTTCATACTAAGATCTCAATAATCATGTGAACCTGATCATAGTCTTTTGTATAATTCATTCTCTACTAGTTTAAAGTGAAGAAGGTGAGGAAGGATGAAACAACAGTTTAATCTCAGATGTTAAGAAAACTCTTCCTAGATCTCAGTTCGGAACTTCAGTGTAGACCCCTTCATTTGCTCCTCATAGTGCTTATCAAATTTCTCATTCAGGGCTACTGTAAAGTAATTCTTCCAGTCTCCTACAACTCCTataacagaaaagcaaagaaagcagTAAACACTATGTCTTCCAGTCAGAATAGTGAAATTTTCTAATATCTATCACTTTCATTAACACctaatcaaattttatttttgcaaccCTTAATTGTAAGTATATACCATAAATACTATATATTTGAGAGTGCAAACAAGGATTTGTCctgattgtttaaaaataataaaatgaataaacatacaaaaaaaaaagcacatttatttctctgacCTTCCTTTCTTATGCTActtaattttcttctccaatttccTTTGAAATATTCGTGATCCATGTTTTACCTCTTCTGTGGTATTAAATATCATCTTCAtgttgaaaacattaaaatacagAATAATGTCTTCATACCCAAGTGCCTACCTGATGTGGCCACCTGTATTTCATAGGAACATCTCAAATTCACCCAGCTAAAAAACGAATTCATTTTCTTCCCCACCAGACTGCATTTTCTTTGAGTCATTTTCCATAACCTGGTTAATTGAATGCAGATATCCATTGCATAAGCGTGGCTGTTGTCTTTAGGCCAGAATATCTAATTCTTTATTTATATTCAGACTTTCTTCATAGACATTGCCTCCTCCCCATTTTTACTGCCACCAACAGTTAGAGAAGCTCCTCAATATTTACCACCTGTGCTGTTACAAAATTCTAGCaggctcttctttgcttttcatcaCATCCAACTCTCCTCTGAAAGGAAGAAGTCACTAGTACTTTAAATTAATCAGTAGTTCACTTGTCCTCTTAATCCAAGGAGCTCTAAACCTTCCCAATGAAATAATCCAAAAATCATAAGATAGAAAATGTGTCTTGAAAATCAGATTCTGTCAGAGGACTCAATAGTATGAAGCACTTTATAagcatgaaaattatttttagtttattgttttatctttaaaatatatgaagacaTTCTGGGGAAAGAAACTGAGATAATCTGAGTATAAGTAACCTAAATTTAATCTGCATGTTATTCCTTTTTCAGGGGTGTCCTGTTTTAACCCAATTGCAAGTTTGTTAATACATTGTTTAAAAAATCCTTAACCCTATCATTGACAATTTGGTTCCAAGaggaagatttttcttttcttttcttttattagttTTTCTTCCAGAAGGAAGATTATCCAAGTAACAGTGGATGTCCCAATACTTTGCatatcctatcagttcagttcagttcaattcagtcactcagtcacatctgactctgcgaccccatgaattgcagcatgccaggcctccctgtccatcaccatctcccggagttcactcagactcacgtccatcgagtcggtgatgccatccagccatcttatcctctgtcatccccttctcctcctgcccccaatccctcccagcatcacagtcttttccaatgagtcagctcttcacatgaggtggccaaagtactggagcttcagctttagcatcattccttccaaagaaatccctgggctgatctccttcagaatggactggttggatctccttgcagtccaagggactctcaagagacttctccaacatcacagttcaaaagcatcaattcttcggcactcagccttcttcacagtccaactctcacattcatacatgaccactggaaaaaccatagccttgactagacagacctttgttggcaaagtaatgtctctgcttttgaatatgctgtctaggttggtcataactttccttccaaggagtaggcgtcttttaatttcatggctgcaatcaccatctgcagtgattttggagcccaaaaatgtctgacactgtttccactgtttccccatctattcccatgaagtgatgggactggatgccatgatcttagttttctgaatgttgagttttaagccaactttttcactctcctctttcactttcatcaagaggcttttgagttcctcttcactttctgccataagggtggtgtcatctgcatatctgaggttattgatatttctcctggcaatcttgattccagcttgtgtttcttccagtccagtgtttctcctgatgtactctgcatataagttaaataagcagggtgacaatatacagccttgacggactctttttcctatttggagccagtctgttgttccatgtccagttctaactgttgcttcctgacctgcatacagatttctcaagaggcaggtcaggtggcctggtattgacatctctttcagaattttccacagtttattgtgatccacacagtcaaagactttggcatagtcaataaagcagaaatagatgttttcttttcaactctcttgcttttcccatgatccagcaggtgttggcaatttgatctcctgttcctctgccttttctaaaaccagcttgaacatcaggaagttcacagttcacgtattgttgaagcctggcttggagaattttaagcattactttactagtgtgtgagatgattgcaattgtgtggtagtttgagtattctttggcattgcctttctttgtgattggaatgaaaactgaccttttccagtcttgtggccactgctgacttttccaaatttgctggcatattggcagcactttcacagcatcattttttaggatttgaaatagctccactgtaattctatcacctccactagctttgttcgtagtgatgctttctaaggcccacttgacttcacattccaggatgtctggctctaagtgagtgatcacaccatcgtgattatccgggtcgtgaagatcttttttgtatgatccttctgtgtattcttgccatctcttcttaatatcttcagcttctgttaggtccatatcctATATACCTATGTATTTATGAACTGACTGTGTCTCATCAAGTACGTGCCTCCTCCCAGTAGATGTCACCTCAttgtattttgatatttttaccaAGTTGAGCAGTATTTTCTGCTTGGTGTTTTGAAACTTAGTGCTGTTTTAGCAGCTTTGTAGAAACataattaatacacagaaaactgtacatATTCAATGTGTACCATTTGATGTTTGACATTTGACATTTAGTCTTGAAAAATGTCTGCCACTTAGCTAGGGAAGAGCTGACTAACTGTTCTAAGGTTGTTTCCTCATCTCAAAATGAGATAATAGAAGTTTTTTCCTAACTCTTGTATTGGAATTTTAATAAAGATAAGAATTTACATTTTGTATAATGTATGTGTGTAGCACCAAGGCATAAAGACTTAACAAACAATAGCTAGTAGGGTgtggtatcggagaaggcaatggcatcccactccagtactcttgcctggaaaatcccatggatggaggggcctggtatgctgcagtccatagggtcgcaaagagtcagacacaactgagcaacttcactttcagttttcactttcatgcattggaaaaggaaatggcaacccactccagtattcttgcctggagaatcccagggatggcagagtcttgtgggctgccgtctaaggggtcgcagagtcggacacaactgaagtgacttagtagtagtagtagtagtagtaggctATGATATTAGTGCTAGTACTGAGGCTGGGGTGACTGCTGGTGGTTCTTAATATAATTTGTTGTATGCACTAAATAATCAACATGTAATAGTAATTTATTAGTAGTAGTACTAGTATTTTATGCTTCTGCAAAACTAGTCAATTACTATTAGTAATGTTTCTAATAGTAATTTCTTAGTAgtagtattaatattttgtaCTTCTGCAGAACTGATCACTAAAAGATGGAAACAGCTCTAAAGAAAACAAGTGGGGTCCACAGGCATGAATAGACTTTAATAGATGTTTGCCTGTAAATGTTTAAACTTAGGCCTTCCTGTAACAATGGAGGCAAATACCATGAGCATCTCACCTTTTCTCATGAAGGGAGATACCTTTTGGTTCATGATTTTATCTGGCAATGTTGTATAATTGGTAGATGGATTGTTCTTCATCTCCTCGAATGAAGTGTGCTTTATAATCTTGTCCACAAGCTCATCTGATGCCTCCCTTCCCAGAAATTCTAACAATTTCATCACCTCTTTTCTGATATTCTaggaagaaaaacatattttgtgtttgaaaaaaaaaggacacaataagaaaatcattcttcccctctcctccccacactGATATTGGAAAGTAGGCTTCTAATGAGCAGTCTACCTGTTAAACTTCAGCTTAAGTatcactttctttgggattatttCCTTGACTATTCCAATTTAAGTTAGATAACTCTATTTTTGCTCCATAAATTCCATATAAATCTATTGTATCACATATGCATTCTCacacattttttatttacttgtttccACAAAAAAGATAGTATCTCTACATATACAGTTAATGTCTTTTACTCTTACTTGATGTATtgcagaaacaagagaaaagattTATTCTTTTGCTCCTCATTTTTGCAAATAGAGAAGAAACATAAACCTGGCCATTATTGATCAAAATAGGGAGTAAATGGATAGAGACAATTTGGGAGGGTGAAAGGCATGGATTAACTAATAAATTTTGTTTGTGTGCCTGTTAAATTTACTGTCTTCAATATTCTAGCTATAGAACACAAATTTAAGTAATATAATAGCAAACTACAAATCATGGTCGCTTCTCATTCAAATCTGTTCTGCATTAAATTCTATAAAGAAATAATTCTGCTTCTAAAATAATAtccatagttttattttaaatatgtcctCATCAAAACAACTCTAGAATTACTGTGAAATGAATTTCAATAATTGCTCGAAGATGTGAACAAGACCTGGATATCAATTGCTTTCTTGGTGCTAATAAAGAATGcgagaagagggcttccctggtggctcagtggtaaagaatccacctgcaaatgcaggagacatgggttcaatctcagatccagaagatcccacttgccgtgGAGCAAATaaacccatgcgccacaactatcaagcatgtgccctagagcccgggaactgcaactactgagcccacatgccctagagcccatcctcaacaacaagagaagccactgctatgAGAAGCCTGGCCACCTCAATGTAGTGTAGCCCCTGGTCAccagaactagagaaaagcctgagcagcagtgaagacccagcacagccaataaataaataaataataaattagagAAGATATTTGTTATCCCTTAATAAAAAGAtctagtattttttctttcatttataaattatttgatatgtgtgcatatatgcttTAAAGAATTAATATGAATGCAGCACCCTTACCTACTACCCAGTGCATGTAAGAAAACATTCATAATTGGCTAAGTTCTTCCATTTGCAAGTTCCCAActtcattttttcactctccattccAATTTtcacaaataacaacaacaaacaaacttGCTGTCCTGAAATTGACCTACTCAATCCTGTGCCTTTACTCTGTAGATTTGAAACTCATGTATGTATCCCTAGACAACATATAGCTTGATTTTACTCAACTGATAAGCACATTTGAAATACATTCCTTTTCACTGCAATATAGTATTTAATTGTGGAATAATAGTATATACAATGCATTTATTCCTGAGTATATGTGTATTGGGCTTGTTTTTACAGTCGTGCGGAATGCTGTTATGGAGATTGCTGCGCATATAAACTAATATACACATCCGTGTTTCTCATAAACTTATATCTACTAGTGGAATTTGTGAGCCTTAAGTTATACGCATTTGCCCTCCCTAGGTGACATGTTGTCCACAATGTTTGTATATTCTTATACTCTTATCAGAAGTGTGTTACTTCTCACTAAGCCACATCCTGACTAGTATTTATTGTCAGACTACAGTTAGACTTTGCTTCCCTtatagcccagctggtaaagaatctgcctgcaatgtgagagacctgggttcaatccctgggttgtgttgggaagatcccttgaaagtaagtatggcaacccaacccaatattcttgcctggagaatccccatggacagaagagcctggcgggctacagtgtgcaatgagtcagatatgactaagcaactaagcatagccCAGTCAGACTACATCTCATTGTTGTCACTCTGCTGTGTGTGAAATAGCACCTCatagacatttttattttggattaCCCTGATTATTAATGAAGCTAGAAAAAAACTAGATTTTTAGAAATTGTGATGTCATCATACTTTTGCATTTTGCTATTCTGGCATTCTCTTTACTCTCTTCTGGAACTTTCACTTGATACATGTAAGATGTTATTACTCTATCCTACATATCCATTACTCTTTCTAAAGTATTCTATTTATCTCTCTGAAATACATCCTGTGGACGTTCCTCAGCATCATCTACCACATTACTAATTCGCTATGTAGCCATGCCTTATCTGTTATTTAAGCCATCTTTTTGcttttcagattttaatttttagaagttaTTTTAGAAATTCTGGTTTGCTGCTCTTTTTTTCCACCCAAATCTGCTTTGTCAATTTTAGTAACCTCTTGTTTCTTTGTAagattttaaattcttcttttatttttttaaacatgtgaaGTATAGCTATTTTATGGTCTTTTTCTAATAATTCCATTATCTATGGATTTAGAGACCATTTAACTCTTCTTGCCCATTGTGATTCCTTTTGTGCatctgcatctgtgtgtgtgtgttgtgtgtggctGTTGCTTTGATTTAAGAACTCAAACTCTTTCCACTTTTGTCTTTGGTAACATTTTTGAGACTTGAGTTTACATGTGTTCATTTACAGAAGGTTTTTATTCACTACGTTCAATCTGTAGTAGAGTATCTGGATTATTGTAACTTTTGGAGGTGGCTGCATTATTTATTCAAAGGCAAAATTTTGTATCTACACTATTTTCAAATGCTAACATTTTGATAATTATGAAGTTGCCATGTCTTTTGAGTTTCTCACCTCCTTCATGTCTTCATAGAAAAGAAATAGCACTTGTGGATTCTTCCTCTTTTCCCACCAAGATTTTGTGTGTTCATACCAGGAACCATAAGGAACTAAGATCAGAGATAAAAACAGTGtgagcttggggctggtgcactaagacgacccagagtgatggtatggggagggagaagggaggggggttcaggatggggaacacgtgtatacctgcggcggattcatgttgatgtatggcaaaaccaatacaatattataattaacc from Capricornis sumatraensis isolate serow.1 chromosome 7, serow.2, whole genome shotgun sequence encodes the following:
- the LOC138081749 gene encoding sulfotransferase 1E1 isoform X2, whose product is MMSSSKPVYKDYFGRIGGIPLYKKFIKYWHNVEKFEAKPDDVVIVTYPKSGVKQLKEIASPRIVKTHLPAELLPVSFWEKNCKIIYLSRNAKDLVVSYYFFFLMVTANPDPGSFQDFVEKFMNGEVPYGSWYEHTKSWWEKRKNPQVLFLFYEDMKENIRKEVMKLLEFLGREASDELVDKIIKHTSFEEMKNNPSTNYTTLPDKIMNQKVSPFMRKGVVGDWKNYFTVALNEKFDKHYEEQMKGSTLKFRTEI